The sequence CCGTGGTATAAAGAGGGCCTGAGATTTGAATGTCAGCGGTGTGGAAATTGTTGTCGTGGTGAACCTGGTGCGGTCTGGGTAGATAAAAGCGAAATGGCAAGGATTTCATCGTTTTTGGGCATTGCGTTGAGCGCATTTGCCAAAAATTATTTGAGAAAGATTTATAAGCGTTTCAGCTTACTGGAATATGGGAATGGGGACTGTATCATGTACCGGGATGGTTGTCGTATTTATACGGTAAGGCCTTGTCAGTGCAGAACGTTTCCATTCTGGAAACTTAATTTGGAGAGTAAATCAGAGTGGGAAAAGCGAAAAGAGACGTGTCCTGGTATAGATCGGGGGAAATTATATTCCCTGAAGGATATTGAAGAAAACCTGGAAATATTTGAATCAGGTTTCGGTTGATATGACAATAAAAAAGCCTTTAAGGGAAAGATTTTCTGCCGAACTGTTAACGATTTACCAACAGTTAGATGAAGAGGTTGCCCGTGAAAAACCCATGTGTCGGGGATGTGGAACCTGTTG comes from Candidatus Brocadiaceae bacterium and encodes:
- a CDS encoding YkgJ family cysteine cluster protein; the protein is MNNKRIEKNGDYKKSTIPWYKEGLRFECQRCGNCCRGEPGAVWVDKSEMARISSFLGIALSAFAKNYLRKIYKRFSLLEYGNGDCIMYRDGCRIYTVRPCQCRTFPFWKLNLESKSEWEKRKETCPGIDRGKLYSLKDIEENLEIFESGFG